One stretch of Sander lucioperca isolate FBNREF2018 chromosome 13, SLUC_FBN_1.2, whole genome shotgun sequence DNA includes these proteins:
- the LOC116064919 gene encoding homeodomain-interacting protein kinase 1-like isoform X1, producing the protein MDFQVFVGDLISSSSSQYEVQELLGCGSFGAVTQCRKEATNEMVALKIHKDKALIEEAKEEAAILHILKELGSDQFNIVIWHNSFTFEGRYYLEFEKLDISLTEFLQRSPSKSLELTDVRPIVQQLATALDFLKSTGIAHSDLKPDNIMMVDHLRQPLQVKVIDFGLALNHPEKWTGATLQTRWYRSPEILLGAPFNEAIDVWSLGCIAAEMLMGTVLFPGCDSYDMMRHIYLTVGKAPDHLLNAGMYTRQYFRPNYHILEPPFWTFMSSLEKRHYTFTPCTIKSLNDVMKASANLSAQDASACECDRVSFVDLLTKLLDVDAWQRIKPSQILQHPFITMSHLVGIMDNSLHLKKCVEVLSFCQDLSLCGGENVAKKDVSDSTAKEQPSLQSAVISGDNTLPKKRKGDGDEDSECGNKSPAKKRRRKGLDAAEKDAQISPKKSRLPKRKRDEADVPVTSDISSPAKRKKLKQVLSNTTRPGPALRRRGGPVKRLPVQKKKKPFPHKRRRGSLDGGE; encoded by the exons ATGGACTTTCAGGTCTTTGTAGGAGACCtgatctcctcctcttcctcccagtACGAGGTGCAGGAACTCCTGGGTTGTGGCTCCTTTGGAGCGGTCACCCAGTGCAGGAAGGAAGCTACCAATGAAATGGTGGCTTTAAAAATCCACAAAGACAAGGCACTCATTGAGGAGGCAAAAGAAGAG GCGGCGATCCTTCATATTCTAAAAGAGCTTGGCTCAGACCAATTCAACATTGTCATATGGCACAACTCCTTCACCTTTGAGGGGCGTTATTATCTCGAGTTCGAAAAACTGGACATTAGCCTGACAGAATTCCTGCAGAGGAGCCCTTCCAAGTCTCTTGAGTTGACCGATGTCCGCCCTATTGTgcagcag CTGGCTACCGCTTTGGACTTTCTGAAGAGCACAGGCATCGCTCATTCAGATCTGAAGCCTGATAACATTATGATGGTGGACCATTTACGGCAGCCATTGCAAGTTAAGGTCATTGACTTTGGCTTAGCCCTCAACCATCCAGAAAAATGGACGGGTGCCACTCTTCAGACCCGGTGGTACAG ATCTCCAGAGATCCTGCTGGGAGCTCCCTTCAATGAGGCCATAGATGTATGGTCTCTGGGCTGCATTGCGGCCGAAATGCTTATGGGCACTGTACTCTTCCCTGGCTGTGATAGCTATGATATG ATGAGGCATATCTACCTCACTGTTGGAAAGGCACCGGACCATCTTCTGAATGCCGGCATGTACACGAGACAGTACTTTCGCCCAAATTACCACATTTTGGAACCCCCTTTTTGGACATTTATG TCTTCACTTGAAAAGAGGCACTATACTTTCACCCCATGCACAATTAAAAGCCTGAATGATGTCATGAAG GCTTCTGCCAACCTCTCAGCACAAGATGCCAGTGCTTGTGAATGTGACAGGGTGAGCTTTGTTGACCTATTAACAAAGCTACTGGATGTGGATGCTTGGCAAAGAATCAAACCAAGCCAAATTCTTCAACATCCGTTTATAACCATGAGCCACCTTGTTGGTATAATGGACAACAGCCTCCA TTTGAAAAAGTGCGTGGAGGTGTTGAGCTTTTGTCAGGATCTGAGCTTGTGCGGTGGCGAGAATGTGGCGAAGAAGGACGTCTCCGACAGCACTGCCAAGGAGCAACCTTCCCTCCAGAGcgccgtcatcagtggggacaACACTCTTCCAAAGAAGAGGAAAGGGGATGGTGATGAGGACTCAGAGTGTGGCAACAA AAGCCCGGCAAAGAAAAGGAGGCGTAAAGGCCTGGATGCAGCAGAGAAAGATGCACAAATCAGCCCAAAAAAGTCAcgtctgcctaaaaggaagagGGATGAAGCGGATGTACCCGTGACATCAGACATCAGCTCCCCAGCAAAAAGGAAAAAGCTGAAAC aagtACTGAGCAACACAACAAGGCCCGGTCCAGCTCTACGAAGAAGAGGAGGGCCAGTGAAGAGGCTTCCagttcagaaaaagaaaaaaccctTCCCACacaagaggaggaggggaagtCTGGATGGAGGAGAGTGA
- the LOC116064919 gene encoding homeodomain-interacting protein kinase 1-like isoform X2, producing MDFQVFVGDLISSSSSQYEVQELLGCGSFGAVTQCRKEATNEMVALKIHKDKALIEEAKEEAAILHILKELGSDQFNIVIWHNSFTFEGRYYLEFEKLDISLTEFLQRSPSKSLELTDVRPIVQQLATALDFLKSTGIAHSDLKPDNIMMVDHLRQPLQVKVIDFGLALNHPEKWTGATLQTRWYRSPEILLGAPFNEAIDVWSLGCIAAEMLMGTVLFPGCDSYDMMRHIYLTVGKAPDHLLNAGMYTRQYFRPNYHILEPPFWTFMSSLEKRHYTFTPCTIKSLNDVMKASANLSAQDASACECDRVSFVDLLTKLLDVDAWQRIKPSQILQHPFITMSHLVGIMDNSLHLKKCVEVLSFCQDLSLCGGENVAKKDVSDSTAKEQPSLQSAVISGDNTLPKKRKGDGDEDSECGNKSPAKKRRRKGLDAAEKDAQISPKKSRLPKRKRDEADVPVTSDISSPAKRKKLKLLSNTTRPGPALRRRGGPVKRLPVQKKKKPFPHKRRRGSLDGGE from the exons ATGGACTTTCAGGTCTTTGTAGGAGACCtgatctcctcctcttcctcccagtACGAGGTGCAGGAACTCCTGGGTTGTGGCTCCTTTGGAGCGGTCACCCAGTGCAGGAAGGAAGCTACCAATGAAATGGTGGCTTTAAAAATCCACAAAGACAAGGCACTCATTGAGGAGGCAAAAGAAGAG GCGGCGATCCTTCATATTCTAAAAGAGCTTGGCTCAGACCAATTCAACATTGTCATATGGCACAACTCCTTCACCTTTGAGGGGCGTTATTATCTCGAGTTCGAAAAACTGGACATTAGCCTGACAGAATTCCTGCAGAGGAGCCCTTCCAAGTCTCTTGAGTTGACCGATGTCCGCCCTATTGTgcagcag CTGGCTACCGCTTTGGACTTTCTGAAGAGCACAGGCATCGCTCATTCAGATCTGAAGCCTGATAACATTATGATGGTGGACCATTTACGGCAGCCATTGCAAGTTAAGGTCATTGACTTTGGCTTAGCCCTCAACCATCCAGAAAAATGGACGGGTGCCACTCTTCAGACCCGGTGGTACAG ATCTCCAGAGATCCTGCTGGGAGCTCCCTTCAATGAGGCCATAGATGTATGGTCTCTGGGCTGCATTGCGGCCGAAATGCTTATGGGCACTGTACTCTTCCCTGGCTGTGATAGCTATGATATG ATGAGGCATATCTACCTCACTGTTGGAAAGGCACCGGACCATCTTCTGAATGCCGGCATGTACACGAGACAGTACTTTCGCCCAAATTACCACATTTTGGAACCCCCTTTTTGGACATTTATG TCTTCACTTGAAAAGAGGCACTATACTTTCACCCCATGCACAATTAAAAGCCTGAATGATGTCATGAAG GCTTCTGCCAACCTCTCAGCACAAGATGCCAGTGCTTGTGAATGTGACAGGGTGAGCTTTGTTGACCTATTAACAAAGCTACTGGATGTGGATGCTTGGCAAAGAATCAAACCAAGCCAAATTCTTCAACATCCGTTTATAACCATGAGCCACCTTGTTGGTATAATGGACAACAGCCTCCA TTTGAAAAAGTGCGTGGAGGTGTTGAGCTTTTGTCAGGATCTGAGCTTGTGCGGTGGCGAGAATGTGGCGAAGAAGGACGTCTCCGACAGCACTGCCAAGGAGCAACCTTCCCTCCAGAGcgccgtcatcagtggggacaACACTCTTCCAAAGAAGAGGAAAGGGGATGGTGATGAGGACTCAGAGTGTGGCAACAA AAGCCCGGCAAAGAAAAGGAGGCGTAAAGGCCTGGATGCAGCAGAGAAAGATGCACAAATCAGCCCAAAAAAGTCAcgtctgcctaaaaggaagagGGATGAAGCGGATGTACCCGTGACATCAGACATCAGCTCCCCAGCAAAAAGGAAAAAGCTGAAAC tACTGAGCAACACAACAAGGCCCGGTCCAGCTCTACGAAGAAGAGGAGGGCCAGTGAAGAGGCTTCCagttcagaaaaagaaaaaaccctTCCCACacaagaggaggaggggaagtCTGGATGGAGGAGAGTGA